CTTAACAGGGCGTTAAGTTATATGCTGTAGACGCGAAACCTAGTGATCTACCCATGGTCAGGTTGAAGATTGGGTAAAACCAATTGGAGGACCGAACCAGTATACGTTGAAAAGTGTTTGGATGAACTGTGGGTAGGGGTGAAAGGCTAATCAAACTAGGAAATAGCTCGTACTCCCCGAAATGTTTTTAGGAACAGCGTCGGCGTTGAGTCTTATCGAGGTAGAGCTACCGATTGGATGCGGGGGAGTCACATCCTACCAAATTCAGACGAACTCCGAATGCGATAAGATATAGTCGGCAGTGAGGGCTCGGGTGCTAAGGTCCGAGTCCAAGAGGGAAAGAACCCAGAACTACAGCTAAGGTCTCTAAATCTATACTAAGTTGAACAAAGGAAGTCTGACTGCAGAGACAGCCAGGATGTTTGCTTGGAAGCAGCAATCATTTAAAGAGTGCGTAACAGCTCACTGGTCGAGCGGGGCGGGCATCGATAATAAACGGGCATAAAGTATAGTACCGAAGCTTAGTCAAGAATTTATTCTTGGGTAGGGGAGCATTCTAATTGCGGTGAATGTGTGGCGTGAGCCATGCTGGAGCGTTTAGAAAAGCAAATGTAGGAATAAGTAGCGATAATGTATGTGAGAAACATACACACCGAAAGACTAAGGTTTCCTCCGCTATGCTAATCAACGGAGGGTTAGTCGGACCCTAAGGATAAGGCGAAGGCCGAAGCCGATGGGAATCATGTTAATATTCATGAACCTGTATATAATGCGAAGTGGGGACGGATTTTAAAGCTCAGCACGTACTGACGGAATAGTGCGTTGAGAGGAAGCTTAGGCGGAATCGAGTTGGGGGATAGGGTTCCAAGAAAAGCCAATAAGCTCTAGTTATGTACAGTCCGTACCGTAAACCGACACAGGTAGTCGAGGCGAGAAGCCTAAGGTGCTCGAGTGATTCACGGCTAAGGAATTAGGCAAATTAACCCTGTAACTTCGGGATAAGGGGAGCCAACACAACAAAGTGTTGGCCGCAGAGAAATGGCCCAGGCGACTGTTTAGCAAAAACACATGGCTATGCGAAGATTAATGTCGACGTATATGGCCTGACACCTGCCCGGTGCTGGAAGGTTAAAAGGGGGGCTTAGCAGTAATGCGAAGGTCTGAATTGAAGCCCCAGTAAACGGCGGCCGTAACTATAACGGTCCTAAGGTAGCGAAATTCCTTGTCGGGTAAGTTCCGACCTGCACGAATGGTGTAACGATCTGGGCACTGTCTCAGCCGTGAGCTCGGCGAAATTGTAGTGACGGTGAAGATGCCGTCTACCCGCCACGGGACGGAAAGACCCCGTGAACCTTTACTATAGCTTAGCATTGGGACTGGGTACTTGATGTGTAGGATAGGTGGGAGACATTGATCTTGCGTCGCTAGGCGTAAGTTAGTCGTTGTTGAAATACCACCCTTTAATTATCTGGTTCCTAATCCCACAAGAGTGGGAGACATTGCTTGGTGGGTAGTTTGACTGGGGTGGTCGCCTCCAAAAGAGTAACGGAGGCTTTCAAAGGTTCCCTCAGTACGGTTGGTAATCGTGCGTTGAGTGCAATAGCAAAAGGGAGCTTGACTGAGAGACCAACAAGTCGATCAGGGTCGAAAGACGGATATAGTGATCCGGTGGTTCTGTATGGAAGGGCCATCGCTCAAAGGATAAAAGGTACTCCGGGGATAACAGGCTGATCTCCCCCAAGAGCTCATATCGACGGGGAGGTTTGGCACCTCGATGTCGGCTCGTCACATCCTGGGGCTGAAGAAGGTCCCAAGGGTTGGGCTGTTCGCCCATTAAAGTGGCACGCGAGCTGGGTTCAGAACGTCGTGAGACAGTTCGGTCCCTATCTGTGGTGGGCGTAGGAAGTTTGAGGGGCTCTGATTTTAGTACGAGAGGACCGAATTGGACATACCGCTGGTGTATCTGTTGTCTTGCCAAGGGCACGGCAGAGTAGCTACGTATGGACTGGATAAACACTGAAAGCATCTAAGTGTGAAACCAACCTCAAGATGAGACTTCCATAGAGGAACGTTAGAGATTATGACGTAGATAGGCTACAGGTGAAAGTACAGCAATGTATGCAGCCGAGTAGTACTAATGAACCGAGAGCTCTTCAATAAAATATTCATTCTTCACAGTCTTTCTTCATCACAATGATTTACTTCCCTTCGATGGGCTCAGGGTAAACTACCTAGAGTAATATTGAAGAGAAAATCATTAGTGTCAGTATATTGATTTAGGCAAAAGCCCAATTCATCAAAAGAAATTTGAATTGTCGCCCTTCGACTTCGCTCAGGGAACGACAAATTCATGAAGACTTGATGGTGTTGATAGGGCGGGTGTTCACCTCTTCCCATTCCGAACAGAGCAGTTAAGCCCCGCACCGCCGATGGTACTTGGATCAAACCTGGGAGAGTAGGTAAATGCCACATTTTTAATATAAGAAGCCTCATTACGAAAGTAGTGGGGCTTTTTTGCGTTTAAACCATTGATTCCTTTACCACTAGGGCACGAAGCCACGAAGTTTAGATGTATGGAATTACACGCCGAATATCGCTAACCTTAAAACTAAATATGGATAGATCTTATTGGATAATTTAAGGTGTCCATAGGGCGGGGGGTATATCTTACCTATTTTAAAAGAGTAGCAAAGCCCATCACCGTTCGGATGCGACCCCGGCGTGCTACTTGTATCGAACGGGGACGCTAAGTTGGGTACGCCTAGTGCTGGGAGAGTAGGGGCAGCCCTTGCTGCGGTTCGACGTTTCGATAAATCAGTTGGAGTTCCAACTACATTTTTATTAAAGAAGCTGCATTAAGAAAGTATTGTGGCTTTTTTGCGTTTAAATAGCTCGTTTTTATGCCTCTAGGGCATGAAGAATTTAAGTTACAAATACTGCTAGGTACTGATTTAAATAGATTATGTTATAAGCTTTGTAGATTAAGAATGGAGCCCATGTTAGGGTGAATTTCCTTAATAATATTAAGATGCTTAGTACCATATATTATTAGATTTTGTATTTTAAAGGTTCCATTATGCTTAAGTAGGGACTAGCATATACTGATGTTAGCTTTGTTTAGTTGTATGCTAATTGATAAGACTTTTAAATAAGTATGAGTTGAAAAGTACTCATCTTTTATTGATACGATGTCTTAGTGAGTAATATAATTTTTATGGTCAGTTATTCATTATATAATACAGTGGAATAGTTTGATTCGATTTTGTTATATAGTATAAGTAAAAGCCCCATTATTAAAGTAATGAGGCTTTTGAATTTATACTGCCCTAATTTGTATAGGAATTTGTTCGTGCCCTATTCGAAAGTAGTGTACTGTTCTATTTAGTACTTACTAATGAATTCTGTGAGTAGCCTAATACCAAATGCAGTAGCAGATTTGTCTTTTCCGTAATCTGTATTTCCAAATGCAGTACCAGCTATATCTAAATGTGCCCAGTTAGGGTGATTATGAGTAAAGAATTCAATAAACTTACCCGCAGTTGTTGCTCCTGCTAAAGGTGCAGTAGATAAGTTTTTTATATCAGCGATATCAGAATCCATCATAGATTTGTAATCGTCCCAAAGTGGAAGTCGCCAAAGCTTTTCTCCTGTTTCTTGTCCTACCTTATATAAGTTATCAGCTAGTTTGTCGTTTTGGGTCATTAAACCGGCTGCTGCATAGCCTAATGTTCTTATACAGCTTCCTGTAAGAGTTGCAAGGTCTATCATTACTGTTGGCTCTATTTGAGTTGCCATGTAATGAACTGCATCAGCAAGAATTAATCTTCCTTCAGCGTCGGTATTTATGATTTCAATTGTTCTTCCTGAATATGAATTTATAACATCTCCTGGTTTTATTGCAAGGCTATCTACACAGTTTTCTGTAAGTGCAACTAGGCCTACAACTCGTGTTTTTAAGCCAAGTTTAGCTGCCATTTCGACTGCACCTATGACAGCGGCAGATCCACCCATGTCAGATTTCATGTATTGCATTCCTTCACCTGGCTTTAGAGAAACACCACCTGTGTCAAAAGTTACTCCTTTACCTACGAGTCCAATTGTCTTTGTAGATGGTTCGCTTGGGTTGTATTCCATCATGACCATTCTACATGGCGATTCTACTGAACCTTTGCCTACAGCTACTAATGCATGGAACCCTTCTTCCTCACATTCTTTTTCATCCCAAACCGTTACTTGGTATCCATGTTTCTTTCCCGACATAACGATGTAATTTGCCATCATTTCAGGAGTCTTATAATTTGCTGGGGCGTCGACTAAATAAAGAATACTTCTTTGAGAGTCAGCCATTTTTAGGCCTTTATCAACTGCATTCCTTATTTTGTCTTCTTGATTTGCAGTTATAAGAAAGGAAAATTCAGTTCCATTTGTAAAAATGGTTTCATCCGCTTCTTCTCTAGTTTTTAAAGCCCCAATTTCATATTCGGAAAGAGCCAAGCCATTTGCAAAGTATTCACTGTAGTTTGAAACTGATTTAGTGTCAACAACAATTTGACCTTTCCATTTTTTCTTGTTTTTGTAGAATAGTGATCTGAAAACTTCAATAATTTGAGTTCCGTTTGGATTTTCTCCTAAACCAACGAAAACCATTCTTTTGTAACTTTTACCTGGAGTAGCAACAATCAATATTTCGCCTTTATCTGCCTTAAAGCTATCGTCAAGTTCTTCTACTTCGTAGCCTATAGCTTTTGAGCGAGTCAATAAGTCTTTTGCTAGGTTGTCATTTTTTACAAAAGGAACAATGAGGACTTTCGCAGACTCTACTTTGGTAATTAAGGATATCATTAGCTTTTAGTTTATTGTGTAATTTTTTAAATTCATATCTCTTCAATCAATTAATGATTTTGAAAAAAGAATGTTTTCTTGGTTTATGCTTTTAAGCCAAGGCCTCCCATAATATTTCAACTGGGTGTAATGACTTCTTGCCTGTTCCGTCATGAATTTGGTGGCGACAACTTGTTCCAGAAGCTGCAATAATTGTTTCTTCACTTGCTTCTCTTACTGCTGGGAAAAGAACTAACTCACCTGCTTTCATTGATAAGTCGTAATGTTCTTTTTCGTAACCGAATGATCCTGCCATTCCGCAACATCCACTTGGGATAAGTTGAACCTTATAATTTACAGGTAGTGAAAGAGCTTTTTTCGTTGCGACTAAACTACCCACTGCTTTTTGTTGACAATGACCATGGAGTTTAATTAGACGATCCTCTTTGGTGAATACATCTTTTGTTATTCTTTTTTGATCTATTTCTCTTGTTATAAACTCATCAATCATCAATGAATTTTTAGCCAAAGCTTCAGCTTTTGGTATCAAGCTTTCATTAACTATTTCAGGATATTCATCTCTAAAAGTTAGAATGCATGACGGTTCTAAACCTAGAAGTGGTGTTTCAGTGGTTATGATTTCGGACAGAAGGGTCACATTTTCATTTGCTAAGCTCTTTGCTTCATCGAGCATCCCTTTTGACAAATAGGATCTACCAGAATCTACATGGTTGGGTATTTCAACGATATAACCAAGTTTATTAAGTAGCATTACTGCCTTTTTGCCTATTTCTACATCATTATAATTTGTAAACTCGTCTGCGAAAAAGTAAACCTTTCCAGTATTGCCTTGTGCGAAATCTGCCTTATTTTTATTAAACCACTTCTTGAAGGTGGTACTATGCAATAGTGGCATGGTCCTCTCGGGATGAAAACCAACTACAGTGTTAGCAATCTTTCTTGTAAATGTGTTTTTGAAAATGAAGTTGTAAGCCCATGGTACATTAGACGCAAGTTTACTCATATTAGAGAAATTGCCTATCATTCTTGAACGCAATGGAATTCCATTTATCTTTTGATATTGATAGGTAAATTCCATTTTTAGTTTTGCCATGTCTACATTACTTGGGCATTCGCTTTTACATGCTTTACACACGAGACATAGATCTAAAACCTCCTTTACTTCTTTAGAATCGAACCGCTCAAGGCCTTTACCATTAGGGTCGTTTTCTATTTGCCCGTTTGGACGTGTGAGCATTTCTCGTAAAATATTTGCCCTCGCTCTAGTGGTGTCTCTTTCATCTCTAGTCACCATATAACTTGGACACATGGTGCCACCACTTAGATGTGTTTTTCGACAATCTCCCGATCCATTGCATTGTTCCGAATGTTGAAGGATATTTTGCCCCTTAAATCTGAAAGCAGTTGGGAATTGTGGCGTTTCTTGCCCAGGTTCATATCGTAGCGACTCGTTCATAGGAGGAGTGTCTACGATTTTATTTGCATTGAAAATGTTATTTGGATCCCAAGTGTATTTTAACTCCTTTAATAGTTCATAGTTTTTGGGTCCTATTTGTTGCGGAATGAATTCGGCTCTTAGTCTACCATCTCCATGCTCACCAGATAGTGATCCTTTATATTTCTTTACCAAATCAGAAATTTCTTGAGCGACTTCTCTAAATTCCTCTTTTCCTTTTTGAGTCTTAAGGTTAATAATAGGTCTCAAGTGTAATTCGCCAGAACCTGCATGAGCGTAGTGAACCATTTGCATGCCACGTGAAGCCATTGTTGCATCAAATTCTGCAATATATGCAGGTAAGTCATTTACATCCACTGCTGTATCTTCTATAACTGGAACAGCTTTGTCGTCTCCAGGCAAGTTTGACAGTAGGCCAAGACCGGCTTTACGAAGAGTCCAAACTTTCTTAATGTCATCACCAAAAAGTATAGGGAAATGATAACCAAGGTTTGCCGCTCGCATTTCGGCTTCCATGGCTTTTGCGTCTTCTATTACTTCCTTATTTGTTTCTCTTGATAGCTCCACTACCAAAAGTGCAGCTGGATCGCCCTCCACGAAAAAGCGATTCGCCATTTGTTCTTTGTTGGCTTTGGTACATTCCAAAATGAAATGGTCCATTAATTCAACTGCAGATGGGTTATATTTTAGTGCAATTAGGTTTGCTCTTAAAGATTCGTCAATTGTATTGCAATGAACAGCAACCACTCCCTTTTCGGGCGGTGGCATGTCATTTACATGTAACTTTATCTCGGTTATGAACATCAAAGTTCCTTCGGATCCAGCTATTAACTTGCAAAAGTTGAAATCATCGGATGCATCTTTTGTAAAAGGTTTTGTGTGTAAAAGCTCATCAATTGCATAACCAGTGTTTCTCCTTGGAATAGAACGTTTTGGGAATTGCTCATTAATTTCGTGT
This portion of the Spirosomataceae bacterium TFI 002 genome encodes:
- a CDS encoding Fe-S oxidoreductase; its protein translation is MNFDLIKKEFKGKFLTDNTTKILYATDASAYREIPKAVAFPVDNEDIKLLITFANKEKLTLIPRTAGTSLAGQVVGNGIIVDVSKTFTQILEVNKAENWVRLQPAVVRDELNLVLEKQQLFFGPETSTANRAMVGGMVGNNSCGTNSVVYGSTRDHLLEVQGYLSDGSFVSFSKIEKEDFLHKIKSIQSQDIQSLEDKIYLQAFEMLSNEENAHEINEQFPKRSIPRRNTGYAIDELLHTKPFTKDASDDFNFCKLIAGSEGTLMFITEIKLHVNDMPPPEKGVVAVHCNTIDESLRANLIALKYNPSAVELMDHFILECTKANKEQMANRFFVEGDPAALLVVELSRETNKEVIEDAKAMEAEMRAANLGYHFPILFGDDIKKVWTLRKAGLGLLSNLPGDDKAVPVIEDTAVDVNDLPAYIAEFDATMASRGMQMVHYAHAGSGELHLRPIINLKTQKGKEEFREVAQEISDLVKKYKGSLSGEHGDGRLRAEFIPQQIGPKNYELLKELKYTWDPNNIFNANKIVDTPPMNESLRYEPGQETPQFPTAFRFKGQNILQHSEQCNGSGDCRKTHLSGGTMCPSYMVTRDERDTTRARANILREMLTRPNGQIENDPNGKGLERFDSKEVKEVLDLCLVCKACKSECPSNVDMAKLKMEFTYQYQKINGIPLRSRMIGNFSNMSKLASNVPWAYNFIFKNTFTRKIANTVVGFHPERTMPLLHSTTFKKWFNKNKADFAQGNTGKVYFFADEFTNYNDVEIGKKAVMLLNKLGYIVEIPNHVDSGRSYLSKGMLDEAKSLANENVTLLSEIITTETPLLGLEPSCILTFRDEYPEIVNESLIPKAEALAKNSLMIDEFITREIDQKRITKDVFTKEDRLIKLHGHCQQKAVGSLVATKKALSLPVNYKVQLIPSGCCGMAGSFGYEKEHYDLSMKAGELVLFPAVREASEETIIAASGTSCRHQIHDGTGKKSLHPVEILWEALA
- a CDS encoding leucyl aminopeptidase: MISLITKVESAKVLIVPFVKNDNLAKDLLTRSKAIGYEVEELDDSFKADKGEILIVATPGKSYKRMVFVGLGENPNGTQIIEVFRSLFYKNKKKWKGQIVVDTKSVSNYSEYFANGLALSEYEIGALKTREEADETIFTNGTEFSFLITANQEDKIRNAVDKGLKMADSQRSILYLVDAPANYKTPEMMANYIVMSGKKHGYQVTVWDEKECEEEGFHALVAVGKGSVESPCRMVMMEYNPSEPSTKTIGLVGKGVTFDTGGVSLKPGEGMQYMKSDMGGSAAVIGAVEMAAKLGLKTRVVGLVALTENCVDSLAIKPGDVINSYSGRTIEIINTDAEGRLILADAVHYMATQIEPTVMIDLATLTGSCIRTLGYAAAGLMTQNDKLADNLYKVGQETGEKLWRLPLWDDYKSMMDSDIADIKNLSTAPLAGATTAGKFIEFFTHNHPNWAHLDIAGTAFGNTDYGKDKSATAFGIRLLTEFISKY